Proteins encoded in a region of the Elusimicrobiota bacterium genome:
- a CDS encoding type IV pilus twitching motility protein PilT, with protein sequence MLNMQDLLLLMVEKNASDLHLTNGIPPMLRIDGELVPTEYEKLTPDLCQRLIYSLLTDTQKEKFEANNELDLSFGIKGVGRVRMNVYRQRGTLGAAFRSIPNKIPTFEELGIPAVAYEVMKIPKGLILVTGPTGSGKTTTLASMIDFLNEHKQSHIMTVEDPIEYIHIHKKSVVNQREVGSDTNSFSTALKYVLRQDPDIILVGEMRDLDTIQSAITIAETGHLVFATLHTTDAASSINRMVDVFPPHQQSQVRSQLSFTLQTVFSQTLLAHASGTGRVLAAEVLIVTPAIRNLIRDMKTEQIYLSMQTGGKFGMQTMNMALANLYLRRQITYQEALMHTTDSEDLKRLIQKENVPAPKI encoded by the coding sequence ATTTTAAATATGCAGGATTTACTTTTGTTGATGGTGGAGAAAAATGCAAGCGATTTGCATTTGACCAACGGTATACCTCCGATGCTGAGAATAGACGGTGAACTGGTTCCCACAGAATATGAAAAATTAACACCGGATTTATGCCAGAGATTAATCTATTCGCTCCTGACTGACACTCAGAAAGAAAAATTTGAAGCAAACAATGAACTTGATTTGTCTTTCGGTATAAAAGGCGTCGGCAGGGTTAGAATGAACGTTTACCGCCAAAGAGGCACACTCGGAGCCGCTTTCCGCTCAATTCCAAACAAAATTCCTACTTTTGAAGAATTGGGCATTCCTGCTGTAGCCTATGAAGTTATGAAAATCCCTAAGGGGCTTATCCTGGTTACCGGCCCGACTGGAAGCGGTAAAACCACAACCCTGGCTTCAATGATAGATTTTTTAAACGAGCACAAACAATCGCATATTATGACAGTAGAAGACCCGATTGAATATATACACATTCACAAAAAATCAGTAGTCAATCAAAGAGAAGTTGGATCGGATACAAACTCGTTTTCAACAGCCCTAAAATATGTTTTAAGGCAGGATCCGGATATTATTCTTGTCGGCGAAATGAGAGACCTGGATACTATTCAAAGCGCAATCACAATTGCCGAAACGGGCCATTTAGTTTTTGCTACTTTACATACTACTGATGCCGCATCGTCAATAAACCGCATGGTTGATGTCTTTCCGCCGCACCAGCAATCTCAGGTGCGCTCCCAATTATCATTCACTCTGCAGACAGTTTTCTCGCAAACTCTCTTAGCCCACGCTTCTGGAACAGGCAGAGTCCTTGCTGCGGAAGTATTAATAGTAACCCCGGCAATACGTAATTTGATCCGAGACATGAAAACGGAACAGATATACCTTTCCATGCAAACCGGAGGCAAATTTGGAATGCAGACTATGAATATGGCTCTGGCTAACCTCTATTTGCGCAGACAAATAACATACCAGGAAGCGCTAATGCATACAACCGACTCGGAAGACTTAAAAAGATTGATACAAAAAGAAAATGTACCCGCACCAAAAATATAG
- the recG gene encoding ATP-dependent DNA helicase RecG, giving the protein MNITPLSNPVKFLKSVGPQKAKLLSKLGINTICELLTYFPKEYDDRRVYKKIAELKEDEKATISGIVKLADLMKHNPYLWAFKAAVSDSTGLIYATFYRKPNYKYDVFSKLKKDFSYGAKIILHGKIEKFYNSKQIKVEEYELISEAGYSTIHTNRIVPIYPLTDGINGKFLRTLIKTASEKYSCFYPETIPEEIRRKNGLISSKKALEQIHFPDEFSSLKTAHKKLAFDEFILLELAMQLSRKQYLEKDKPHSYTILKKYLTPFKNNLNFEFTKAQKKVINEIFSDMQRAQPMNRLLIGDVGSGKTVVALSAVLLAIENGYQVAFMAPTEILAEQHFYTIKQFINGLNIRVGLLTGSTSASIKKTTIQKLQNGEINIVIGTHALIEQKIKFKYLSLIVIDEQHKFGVAQRQLLKEKSSTDTLIMTATPIPRTLALTVYGDMDISTLDEMPPGRLPVKTIHTSDKDAYQFIRREIKKGFQAYIVFPLVEESDKVELKSAVTQAKHLAETEFREFRVGLLHGQLKGREKEKIMLEFKENKFDILIATTVIEVGIDVPNANVIAIEHADRFGLATLHQLRGRVGRKSSMESFCLLIGTLKTEDSKRRIETMLSTNDGFKIAETDMELRGQGEFFGTAQHGLSELKIGSITKDTDVINSAKKTAEEIISNGKLTGNPEYLDLKNELLEKYSKKLSLFPVG; this is encoded by the coding sequence ATGAATATTACCCCTCTCTCTAACCCGGTAAAATTCCTTAAAAGCGTAGGGCCTCAAAAAGCTAAACTGCTCTCAAAATTAGGGATAAACACTATTTGTGAGTTACTCACCTATTTTCCAAAAGAATATGATGACCGCAGAGTGTACAAAAAAATCGCAGAATTGAAGGAAGATGAAAAAGCTACCATTTCGGGCATAGTTAAACTTGCCGATTTGATGAAACACAATCCTTACCTATGGGCTTTCAAGGCTGCCGTCTCTGACTCTACCGGGCTTATTTATGCGACCTTCTACAGAAAACCGAATTATAAATACGATGTGTTTAGCAAATTAAAAAAGGACTTCTCTTACGGAGCAAAAATAATACTCCACGGGAAAATAGAAAAATTTTATAATTCTAAACAAATCAAAGTAGAGGAATATGAATTGATTTCTGAAGCAGGCTATAGCACAATACACACAAATCGTATTGTGCCCATTTACCCGCTGACCGACGGAATTAATGGCAAATTTTTAAGAACCCTGATAAAAACAGCTTCAGAAAAGTATTCCTGTTTTTATCCAGAAACTATTCCAGAAGAAATCCGCAGAAAAAATGGACTCATTAGTTCAAAAAAGGCCCTGGAACAAATTCATTTTCCTGATGAATTTTCATCTTTAAAAACAGCACATAAGAAGCTCGCTTTTGATGAATTTATACTGCTCGAGCTTGCTATGCAGCTATCAAGGAAACAATATTTAGAAAAAGATAAACCGCACTCATACACGATATTAAAAAAATACTTGACTCCCTTCAAAAACAATCTGAATTTTGAGTTCACTAAAGCTCAAAAAAAAGTTATTAATGAAATTTTTTCGGACATGCAGCGCGCACAGCCCATGAACAGGCTTCTTATAGGTGATGTGGGCTCGGGAAAAACCGTTGTAGCGCTAAGTGCGGTACTTCTTGCGATAGAAAATGGATATCAGGTTGCTTTTATGGCGCCTACGGAAATACTGGCTGAACAGCATTTTTATACCATAAAACAATTCATTAACGGGCTCAACATTCGCGTCGGCCTTTTAACCGGGTCAACTTCTGCAAGTATTAAAAAAACCACAATTCAAAAATTACAAAACGGAGAAATAAACATTGTAATCGGAACCCATGCGTTGATTGAACAAAAAATTAAATTTAAATATTTGTCCTTAATAGTTATCGATGAACAACACAAATTCGGCGTGGCTCAAAGACAGCTTCTAAAAGAAAAAAGCTCAACCGATACGTTAATTATGACAGCCACACCGATACCCAGGACTCTGGCATTGACAGTTTATGGCGATATGGATATTTCAACATTAGACGAAATGCCTCCAGGCAGGCTGCCGGTAAAAACCATTCATACTTCTGACAAAGATGCTTACCAATTTATCAGAAGAGAAATCAAAAAAGGGTTCCAGGCGTATATTGTTTTTCCGCTCGTTGAGGAATCAGATAAAGTTGAGCTTAAATCAGCAGTTACCCAGGCCAAACATCTTGCGGAGACAGAATTCCGTGAGTTCAGGGTGGGATTACTGCACGGCCAATTAAAAGGGCGGGAAAAAGAAAAAATAATGCTTGAGTTTAAAGAAAATAAATTTGATATTCTGATTGCAACTACAGTCATAGAGGTGGGCATAGATGTGCCGAATGCGAATGTAATTGCCATAGAACATGCAGACAGGTTCGGCCTTGCGACTCTTCACCAATTGCGCGGCCGTGTAGGAAGAAAAAGCAGCATGGAATCTTTTTGCCTGCTTATCGGCACCCTCAAAACAGAAGATTCGAAAAGAAGAATTGAAACAATGCTTTCAACTAATGATGGATTCAAAATTGCCGAAACAGACATGGAATTGCGCGGGCAGGGAGAATTTTTTGGAACAGCCCAACACGGATTATCGGAACTGAAAATCGGCAGTATCACGAAAGATACAGATGTAATAAATTCCGCAAAAAAAACTGCTGAAGAAATTATTTCAAACGGAAAACTCACTGGAAACCCCGAATATCTTGATTTAAAAAACGAATTACTTGAGAAATATTCAAAAAAACTCAGTTTATTCCCTGTCGGTTAA
- the rpmB gene encoding 50S ribosomal protein L28, whose product MSYKCVVCDKGPSAGKNVSHSKRATLRLFRPNLQKMRIKFEGSVQRAYVCTKCLKANKVEKVL is encoded by the coding sequence ATGTCATACAAATGCGTTGTTTGTGATAAAGGGCCTTCAGCCGGAAAAAATGTAAGCCATTCAAAGAGAGCAACACTTAGATTGTTCAGGCCGAATCTTCAAAAGATGAGAATTAAATTTGAAGGGTCTGTTCAGAGAGCTTATGTTTGTACAAAATGCCTTAAGGCAAATAAAGTGGAAAAAGTATTATAG
- a CDS encoding type II secretion system F family protein yields MGQFNYKVKAPSGGISTGLLEASDLRMAMEKLHAQKFIVLEINEVKKRGLTSLMNLLPFGKGVPAKDLCLFSRQLSTLVSSGVPIVQGLSILEEQAENKNFKKVISKIREDIESGISIADAMKKHPAAFSELYISMVKAGEIGGILDIILDRLSSYLESSEELKGKIKGAMMYPIVVACIAVGASAFMLIVVIPKFSAIFGEMGVKLPLPTRVLLALSSFLQKYLMILILFGIGGFIGFKQGIKRSRNFALKVDNLKINIPVFGIMIRKMSIAKFTSTLGTLVKSGVPILQALETVAKTSGNLVIENALLSAKEAIREGERITEPLKRSKIFPPMVIQMISVGEETGTLDMMLTKIASFYDREVDDAVKGMTSMIEPLIIVFMGGVIGGMVLAMFLPMLELTSQMSKG; encoded by the coding sequence ATGGGACAATTCAACTATAAAGTCAAGGCGCCTTCGGGCGGGATTTCGACTGGTTTACTTGAAGCCTCGGACCTGCGCATGGCTATGGAAAAATTGCATGCGCAAAAATTCATCGTTCTAGAAATCAATGAAGTAAAAAAAAGAGGCTTGACTTCATTGATGAATCTTCTTCCTTTTGGAAAAGGGGTGCCTGCAAAAGACTTGTGTCTTTTTTCCAGACAGCTCTCTACGTTAGTTTCATCCGGAGTCCCGATCGTGCAGGGTTTAAGCATTTTGGAGGAACAAGCAGAAAATAAAAATTTTAAAAAAGTCATAAGCAAAATCAGGGAGGATATTGAATCCGGTATTTCTATCGCAGATGCTATGAAAAAACATCCTGCAGCCTTTAGTGAGTTATACATTTCCATGGTAAAAGCCGGAGAAATCGGCGGTATTCTTGATATAATTCTGGACAGGCTTTCAAGTTATTTGGAATCGTCGGAAGAGTTAAAAGGCAAAATTAAAGGCGCTATGATGTACCCCATAGTCGTTGCTTGTATTGCCGTAGGCGCTTCTGCTTTTATGCTTATTGTAGTAATACCAAAATTTTCAGCGATTTTTGGGGAAATGGGCGTGAAATTACCCTTGCCGACCAGAGTATTGTTAGCACTGAGTAGTTTTCTTCAGAAATATCTAATGATTCTCATCCTATTTGGCATTGGCGGATTTATAGGCTTTAAACAAGGGATTAAACGTTCAAGGAATTTCGCGTTAAAGGTGGATAATCTTAAAATTAATATTCCTGTTTTTGGCATAATGATCAGAAAAATGAGTATAGCAAAATTTACCAGTACTCTCGGCACATTAGTTAAATCGGGAGTACCTATTCTGCAGGCGCTTGAAACCGTAGCAAAAACCAGCGGAAATCTGGTTATTGAGAATGCTCTCCTAAGCGCAAAAGAAGCTATCCGCGAAGGTGAAAGGATTACCGAACCCTTAAAACGAAGCAAAATATTCCCGCCCATGGTCATCCAAATGATTTCTGTAGGAGAAGAAACCGGAACACTGGATATGATGTTGACAAAAATTGCAAGTTTTTACGACAGAGAGGTTGACGATGCCGTTAAAGGGATGACAAGCATGATAGAACCTTTGATTATTGTCTTTATGGGTGGAGTAATTGGCGGGATGGTGCTCGCGATGTTTCTTCCCATGCTCGAGTTAACATCTCAAATGAGTAAAGGTTAA
- the coaD gene encoding pantetheine-phosphate adenylyltransferase encodes MKIAVYPGSFDPPTNGHTEIIFRSSKIFDKVVIAVTDNTNKKSTFTVEERKLMLVQSIKKLKNVEVDIFSGLLVEYVKKKKATVIIRGLRAISDFEYEVQLALMNRRLSKKIETIFFIPDESYTFLSSSLVKEIAGLGGKIDNLVPTNVAKKIKEKFSK; translated from the coding sequence ATGAAAATTGCAGTATATCCGGGCAGTTTTGACCCTCCAACCAACGGCCATACCGAAATAATATTTCGCAGCAGTAAGATCTTCGATAAAGTTGTAATTGCCGTAACAGATAATACTAACAAGAAGTCTACCTTTACAGTTGAAGAACGCAAGCTTATGCTTGTTCAATCTATAAAAAAACTCAAAAACGTTGAAGTGGACATTTTTTCAGGGCTGCTTGTCGAATATGTAAAAAAAAAGAAAGCTACCGTAATTATAAGAGGACTCAGGGCAATAAGTGATTTTGAATATGAGGTCCAGCTTGCATTAATGAACCGCAGATTGAGCAAAAAAATTGAAACTATTTTTTTCATTCCCGATGAAAGTTATACCTTTTTATCCTCAAGCCTTGTAAAAGAAATTGCCGGACTGGGGGGTAAAATTGATAATTTAGTCCCTACAAATGTTGCTAAAAAAATCAAGGAGAAATTTAGTAAATAA
- the pilB gene encoding type IV-A pilus assembly ATPase PilB, which yields MPLKKLGEMLVNLGILTPEQHKEALDIQKQSGGKLGYILVQLGYVTEEVLLAFLGKQAGMQFISLFEFGEISEEALESVPESIIRHQTLIPIEKKGKILTIAMADPFNIFAIDDLKVMTGYDIQVVISSEKEIKDSIEKYYTVKGSMENVLKNIESTITIEEANLEILKEKEVETDNITLEAMSEEAPVIKIVNFILTSAIKQKASDIHIEPYEKILRVRFRVDGVLHEQQGPPKKMQNAVISRLKIMANLDIAEHRLPQDGRIKIKIMNKEISFRVSVLPMINGEKIAMRILDASALCVDLHKLGLEPETLSIFEKNIQLPFGINLVMGPTGSGKSTTLYSALTTLNQPDINISTIEDPVEFVIEGINQVHVRADIGLTFAAGLRSFLRQDPNIILVGEIRDKETAEIAINAALTGHLVFATLHTNDAASTVTRLSNMGVEPFLTTSTVAMVIAQRLLRTICKNCKEPYEVPVEHLIALGVKPEQFGGKNTATLYRGKGCKNCSRGYKGRLGCYEVMEMSDEMKELILNKEPTHKVKQLARKNGMLTLRESGLRKLLGGVTTVEEVLRVTTGDTDVETV from the coding sequence ATACCTTTAAAAAAGTTAGGTGAAATGTTGGTTAACCTGGGGATACTAACCCCGGAACAACATAAAGAAGCTCTTGATATACAGAAACAATCAGGAGGCAAATTAGGCTATATCCTGGTGCAGCTTGGCTATGTAACCGAAGAAGTGCTTTTAGCCTTTCTGGGCAAACAAGCCGGCATGCAATTTATCTCTCTCTTTGAATTCGGTGAAATCTCTGAAGAAGCCTTGGAATCCGTGCCTGAAAGCATTATAAGGCATCAAACATTAATTCCTATTGAAAAAAAAGGTAAAATACTGACTATAGCAATGGCTGATCCATTCAATATTTTTGCGATAGATGATTTAAAAGTTATGACCGGTTATGATATACAGGTTGTGATTTCTTCTGAAAAAGAGATCAAGGATTCTATTGAAAAATATTATACGGTAAAGGGTTCTATGGAAAATGTCTTGAAAAACATCGAATCAACCATAACCATAGAAGAAGCAAACTTGGAAATTCTTAAAGAAAAAGAAGTTGAAACCGACAATATCACTCTTGAAGCGATGTCGGAAGAGGCCCCAGTTATTAAAATTGTAAATTTTATTTTGACAAGCGCAATCAAACAAAAAGCAAGCGATATACACATTGAACCTTATGAAAAAATCCTCCGAGTGCGTTTCAGAGTTGACGGAGTGCTTCACGAACAACAGGGCCCGCCGAAAAAAATGCAGAATGCTGTAATTTCGAGATTAAAAATTATGGCTAACCTGGATATAGCAGAACACCGCTTACCCCAGGACGGAAGGATAAAAATAAAGATTATGAACAAAGAAATATCCTTCCGTGTTTCCGTTTTGCCCATGATTAACGGAGAAAAAATAGCCATGCGTATTCTCGACGCAAGCGCGCTTTGCGTAGACCTTCATAAACTCGGGCTTGAACCGGAAACTCTTTCAATATTTGAAAAAAATATTCAATTGCCTTTTGGAATAAACCTTGTCATGGGTCCTACAGGAAGCGGAAAATCAACTACTCTGTATTCGGCTTTAACTACACTGAACCAGCCAGATATCAACATTTCGACTATAGAAGATCCGGTTGAATTTGTTATAGAAGGCATTAATCAGGTCCATGTGAGAGCTGATATAGGGCTCACCTTCGCCGCGGGTTTAAGGTCATTTTTAAGGCAAGACCCGAACATAATCCTAGTAGGAGAAATTCGTGACAAGGAAACAGCAGAAATCGCTATCAATGCAGCTTTAACTGGACACCTGGTTTTTGCCACTTTGCACACAAACGACGCTGCAAGCACTGTCACCAGGTTGTCAAATATGGGTGTTGAACCATTTTTAACAACATCAACAGTCGCAATGGTAATTGCACAGAGATTGTTGAGAACTATATGTAAAAATTGTAAAGAGCCTTACGAGGTTCCTGTTGAACATCTTATAGCATTGGGCGTAAAACCGGAACAATTCGGCGGTAAAAATACTGCTACCCTCTACAGGGGAAAAGGATGCAAAAATTGTTCAAGGGGTTATAAAGGCCGCTTAGGCTGTTATGAAGTAATGGAAATGAGTGATGAAATGAAAGAACTCATTTTAAATAAAGAGCCTACACACAAAGTTAAGCAGTTAGCCAGAAAAAATGGGATGTTAACACTGCGCGAGAGCGGACTGCGAAAACTTCTCGGCGGAGTAACAACTGTGGAAGAAGTTCTGAGGGTGACGACAGGTGACACGGACGTAGAAACAGTTTAA
- a CDS encoding ABC transporter ATP-binding protein/permease produces the protein MDYKQLYKYFKPYKSRFFVALFCMAIVSGLTGLIRYLLKPMIDKVFIAKDMHSLYFIVCSIPIAYFLLGLFNYGKNYFMSYIAQRITLNIRNKSYEQLQRLSTSFYSKGTTGKIMSRLTNDISALQFALNRAPATLVCDGLTVIVLIVMLFYLNWKFALISFIVFPFVSFPIINFSRRLRNLSREGQKQMAELYTNLQESIMAINITRAFNREKTEIERFKKINWDLYTLVMRFTKIEALSSPLMEFIGAFAVGLVLFFAGKDVISGVWSPGSFFAFFAAAFSIYQPIKNFANLNPQIQQAISASERIFELLNQVPEVSENHDAKEIEPFKNEIEFKHVSFEYDKDDIVLKDVNFEVKSGEVVAIVGPSGSGKSTIINLLLRFYNPVKGTITLDGKDIKEGTLKSLRGQMSIVTQETILFNESIHYNISYGNPDATEEQIVNAAKLAQAHAFIEKAPNGYNTLVGERGVFLSGGEKQRIAIARALIRNPKILLLDEATSNLDAESEQLVQNALEKLMEGRTTLIIAHRLATIKKSDKIIVLENGSIVDTGTHEELFKKEGLYRRLHQLQII, from the coding sequence ATGGATTATAAACAGCTGTATAAATACTTTAAACCCTATAAAAGCAGATTTTTTGTTGCGCTCTTCTGCATGGCAATAGTTTCAGGCCTTACGGGCCTTATAAGATATCTTCTTAAGCCGATGATAGATAAAGTATTTATCGCCAAGGATATGCACTCGCTCTACTTCATAGTCTGTTCGATTCCCATAGCCTATTTCCTGCTTGGTTTATTTAATTATGGTAAGAATTATTTTATGTCTTATATAGCCCAAAGAATAACTCTTAACATCAGAAACAAATCGTACGAACAATTGCAGAGGCTGTCAACGAGTTTCTATTCAAAAGGCACTACGGGCAAAATAATGTCGCGTTTAACAAACGATATTTCTGCCCTCCAATTTGCGTTGAACAGGGCGCCGGCAACTCTGGTTTGCGACGGATTAACTGTTATCGTCCTAATCGTCATGCTTTTTTACCTCAACTGGAAATTTGCGCTTATCAGTTTTATCGTTTTTCCTTTTGTATCCTTTCCCATAATAAATTTCTCCAGAAGATTACGCAATCTATCCAGAGAAGGGCAGAAACAGATGGCTGAACTCTATACAAACCTGCAGGAATCTATTATGGCTATCAATATCACCAGGGCTTTTAACAGGGAAAAGACAGAAATAGAAAGGTTCAAAAAGATCAATTGGGACTTATATACTCTGGTTATGAGATTTACAAAGATTGAGGCTTTATCTTCGCCGCTTATGGAATTTATCGGTGCTTTTGCAGTAGGGCTTGTATTGTTTTTTGCAGGCAAGGACGTTATTTCCGGAGTTTGGTCCCCTGGTTCATTTTTTGCTTTCTTTGCTGCTGCATTTTCTATTTACCAGCCGATAAAAAATTTTGCAAATCTCAATCCGCAAATACAACAGGCCATCTCTGCCAGTGAAAGAATATTTGAATTACTTAACCAAGTTCCGGAAGTTAGCGAGAACCATGACGCAAAAGAAATTGAACCGTTTAAAAATGAAATTGAGTTCAAACATGTCAGCTTTGAGTACGATAAAGATGATATAGTGCTTAAAGATGTAAATTTCGAAGTAAAATCAGGAGAAGTGGTTGCAATCGTAGGCCCTTCCGGCTCAGGAAAATCCACGATAATAAACCTGCTTTTAAGGTTCTACAACCCTGTAAAAGGAACAATAACACTTGACGGAAAGGATATCAAAGAAGGAACGTTGAAATCATTACGCGGCCAGATGAGCATTGTAACGCAGGAAACCATTTTATTCAATGAGTCAATACATTACAATATTTCTTACGGCAATCCTGATGCAACCGAAGAACAAATTGTAAATGCCGCAAAACTAGCCCAGGCGCATGCGTTTATAGAAAAAGCTCCAAATGGATATAACACCTTAGTCGGAGAGAGGGGCGTATTTTTAAGCGGCGGCGAAAAGCAGAGAATAGCCATAGCGCGGGCTCTAATTAGAAACCCAAAAATACTTTTACTGGATGAAGCAACAAGCAACCTGGATGCTGAATCAGAACAATTAGTGCAAAATGCTCTCGAAAAATTAATGGAGGGAAGGACTACATTAATTATCGCTCATAGGCTGGCCACGATAAAAAAATCAGATAAAATAATTGTCCTGGAAAACGGCAGTATTGTAGACACAGGCACACATGAAGAGCTTTTTAAAAAAGAAGGGCTTTATAGAAGGCTTCATCAGCTGCAAATAATCTAA